The Bombus pascuorum chromosome 11, iyBomPasc1.1, whole genome shotgun sequence genome has a window encoding:
- the LOC132911991 gene encoding uncharacterized protein LOC132911991, with translation MADISNEELRKEITAILKDADLTTMSAKKVRLQIEGKLDIDLTERKKEVDTLVMECLQEKQDGAKKKKKTASEESEDGEEEEEEGSEEEEEEEEKKPAKRSPAKKAMNKRKKGSSDDEESASDDDASDEEYNPKKPKATPKKNKPGKKGKKKGSDSDSDEDWGKVKKAQGGGAKKGGGGGKGVGGKGGYTRAITLSPELSAVVGAEQMARHEVVKKIWSIIKERNLYDPKNKQYAICDDELLKVIGVKRFRTFGMMKYLKNHFVD, from the exons ATGGCTGATATTTCGAACGAAGAGCTTCGTAAAGAAATCACCG CTATCCTTAAGGATGCGGATCTTACTACCATGTCTGCTAAAAAAGTAAGGCTACAGATTGAAGGAAAACTTGACATAGACCTCACCGAAAG GAAAAAGGAAGTAGATACTTTAGTTATGGAGTGTTTGCAAGAAAAACAAGATGgagcaaagaaaaagaagaagactgCTAGTGAAGAATCCGAAGATggagaggaggaggaagaagaagggtcagaggaagaagaggaagaggaagaaaagaaaccaGCCAAAAGAAGTCCTGCAAAGAAAGCAATGAATAAGCGTAAAAAAGGATCTTCTGATGATGAAGAAAGTGCAAGCGATGATGATGCTAGTGATGAGGAATATAATCCAAAAAAACCAAAAGCTACCCCTAAAAAAA ataaacCTGgcaagaaaggaaagaagaagggtAGTGATAGTGATAGTGATGAAGATTGGGGTAAGGTTAAGAAAGCCCAAGGTGGAGGAGCGAAGAAAGGTGGAGGTGGTGGTAAAGGTGTTGGAGGTAAGGGTGGTTATACTCGTGCTATCACACTATCTCCTGAGCTTTCTGCAGTTGTTGGTGCTGAACAAATGGCACGACACGAAGTCGTAAAGAAGATTTGGAGTATCATCAAAGAAAGGAATCTTTAT GATCCTAAGAATAAGCAATATGCAATTTGCGATGATGAATTACTGAAAGTAATTGGAGTAAAACGTTTTAGAACTTTTGGTATGATGAAGTACCTCAAAAATCACTTTGTAGATTAA
- the LOC132911993 gene encoding cilia- and flagella-associated protein 206-like produces the protein MENLRRELISSIMIACQEHEVDVTEDFISFLLTLFQLNPIYEIKIDDEENNEKIIQAIVEKICDQEKPSLTILKSQLYFAKHYHDRDETVKRHRLRLHQKTGPLVAEICQTEKLSNKQESEKLYHKMLVVITFLSGLGNPTVSSVLKEVSVALQSVFQPSELEQYVKMSKREKEEQLMELMCIVAGIRLFNRDNQRGGEGIDDLPAILQKATKKTRECIMEFLERLMTKIYKFTAAIEKICFIRELIPFGVYTIENVNWAAEMLTACRQQEIYVRKLLSDVERSEKEIQNYMERLQGRLFKLHDTVRYRTAIPTVQVYPQFIDLADIWMGLQDEVIILSGINNFFWELQTLSTKTVNAYNEPLLTDMLSNEEVLTDAERLEQSMGEPIRECGECTIYHPNETKDFENINLEFLGFCAWKFVSEHGALIPGNPNNGIIKWRGKYYVFCSILAAQQFGQDPDRYIYEALDYIRNHVEYVYLFQVHDDVRALQTQEVLSEEGPQLKTCQHQMVQTDLHILPPSIDKNYSSNLWELRNRALHLATISRCTTRSTQTYKSNFRYGIYVQAAPPRNKEVQTRRDNYMNTKKLLTYIFGLRGRRDDNQHVLSFLEDELEHL, from the exons ATGGAAAATTTGCGAAGGGAATTAATAAGTAGTATAATGATCGCGTGTCAAGAACACGAGGTAGACGTGACTgaagattttatttcctttttg CTCACtttgtttcaattaaatcctatatatgaaattaagaTAGACgatgaagaaaataatgagaaaattattcaagCGATAGTTGAAAAAATATGCGATCAAGAAAAACCAAgtttaacgatattaaaaagtcaattatattttgcgAAGCACTATCATGATAGAG aCGAGACTGTTAAGCGCCATAGGTTGCGATTACATCAAAAAACTGGACCATTAGTGGCGGAAATTTGTCAGACTGagaaattatcgaataaaCAGGAGTCAGAAAAGTTATACCATAAGATGTTGGTGGTTATTACTTTCTTAAGTGGTCTTGGAAATCCTACTGTATCTTCTGTACTCAA AGAAGTATCGGTGGCACTGCAAAGCGTTTTTCAACCTTCGGAATTAGAACAGTATGTAAAGATGTCTAAACGTGAGAAGGAAGAACAGCTAATGGAATTAATGTGCATAGTTGCAGGAATACGTTTATTTAATAGAGATAACCAACGCGGAGGCGAAGGCATCGACGATT TGCCAGCTATTTTGCAAAAAGCTACTAAAAAAACGCGCGAATGTATTATGGAATTTTTGGAACGtctaatgacaaaaatatataaattcacTGCAGCCAtcgaaaaaatatgtttcattaGAGAATTAATACCATTTGGCGTTTATACAATTGAGAATGTGAATTGGGCAGCCGAAATGTTAACTGCATGTCGGCAACAAGAAATTTACGTCAG AAAACTGTTAAGCGATGTAGAGCGAagcgaaaaagaaatacaaaattatatggAACGTCTTCAAGGACGTCTGTTTAAGCTTCATGATACCGTGAGATATAGGACTGCTATTCCTACTGTTCAAGTATAT CCACAGTTTATCGACTTAGCAGATATATGGATGGGACTTCAAGATGAGGTGATTATATTAAGTGGCATAAATAACTTTTTCTGGGAACTTCAAACTCTGAGTACAAAg ACCGTGAATGCATACAACGAACCGCTATTGACCGATATGCTGTCTAACGAAGAAGTCCTCACAGATGCTGAAAGACTGGAGCAATCAATGGGTGAACCAATAA GGGAATGCGGTGAGTGCACTATCTATCACCCTAATGAAACTAaggattttgaaaatataaatttagag TTTCTAGGATTTTGCGCGTGGAAGTTCGTTAGTGAACACGGAGCATTGATCCCGGGAAATCCGAATAACGGTATTATTAAATGGAGAGGAAAATACTACGTATTTTGCTCGATTTTAGCAGCCCAACAATTCGGACAAGATCCTGATAG GTACATTTATGAGGCTCTTGATTACATACGCAATCACGTTGAATATGTGTATTTGTTTCAAGTACACGATGATGTTCGAGCTCTACAAACACAAGAAGt gTTGTCGGAAGAAGGACCTCAATTAAAAACTTGTCAACATCAAATGGTTCAAACAGATTTGCATATACTTCCACCTTCCATtgacaaaaattattcttcgaatCTTTGGGAACTAAGAAACAGAGCATTGCATTTA GCAACTATAAGCCGATGCACAACACGCAGTACGCAAACATATAAATCCAATTTCCGATACGGTATTTACGTACAAGCAGCTCCGCCCCGAAATAAAGAAGTTCAAACGAGGAGAGATAATTATATGAACACAAAGAAACTCTTAACTTATATCTTTGGCTTGCGGGGGAGGCGCGATGATAATCAACACGTACTATCTTTCTTAGAAGACGAACTcgaacatttataa